One genomic region from Leifsonia sp. Root1293 encodes:
- a CDS encoding MarR family winged helix-turn-helix transcriptional regulator: MTTDSAPATTTSPDDSVHPSPLDPLVCFALYRASHATSVAYRELLAPWSLTYTQYLVLVLLWTEGASSVRRLGDHLGLDSGTLSPLLKRLEERGLVERRRGDGRDERVVIVSLTARGEELRTELHDIPRCVAEATRLSAETAPALLQTLRELTAGMNEVTAGLRTPTDATT, from the coding sequence ATGACCACCGACAGCGCACCCGCGACGACGACGTCGCCGGACGACTCCGTGCATCCGTCTCCGCTCGACCCCCTGGTGTGCTTCGCGCTCTACCGCGCCTCGCACGCCACGAGCGTCGCCTACCGCGAGCTGCTCGCACCGTGGAGCCTCACCTACACGCAGTACCTCGTTCTGGTGCTGCTCTGGACCGAGGGCGCATCGTCGGTGCGCCGCCTCGGCGACCACCTGGGTCTCGACTCCGGAACGCTGTCCCCGCTGCTGAAGCGACTCGAGGAGCGCGGCCTCGTCGAACGCAGGCGAGGCGACGGACGCGACGAGCGGGTCGTGATCGTGTCGCTGACCGCTCGCGGCGAGGAACTGCGCACAGAACTCCATGACATTCCGCGCTGCGTCGCGGAAGCGACCCGGCTGTCGGCTGAGACCGCACCTGCACTCCTGCAGACCCTGCGCGAGCTGACCGCCGGAATGAACGAGGTGACCGCCGGGCTGCGCACGCCGACGGATGCCACAACATAA
- the kynA gene encoding tryptophan 2,3-dioxygenase, which translates to MAIEKNTREFDAGIVTDFRERMSYGGYLDLETLLSAQNPVSAPEHHDELLFIIQHQTTELWLKLMLHELASARDLLRADELPQALKRVARVKHIQRTLTEQWSVLATLTPTEYAEFRGFLGNSSGFQSYQYRAVEFVLGNKNRRMLSVFESDPTAHALLTELLEAPSIYDEFLRYLARTGHAVPQHILDRDVTEAWVFDESLVGVIRDIYENAHDNWSAYEACEEFVDLEENFQLWRFRHLKTVQRTIGMKTGTGGSTGAAFLQKALELTFFPELYAVRTRIGQPPAESPEPTA; encoded by the coding sequence TTGGCGATTGAGAAGAACACCCGAGAGTTCGACGCGGGCATCGTCACCGACTTCCGGGAGCGGATGAGCTACGGCGGCTACCTCGATCTCGAGACCCTGTTGAGCGCCCAGAACCCCGTGAGCGCACCCGAGCACCACGACGAGCTGCTGTTCATCATCCAGCACCAGACCACGGAGCTCTGGCTCAAGCTCATGCTGCACGAGCTGGCCAGCGCCCGCGACCTGCTGCGGGCCGATGAGCTGCCGCAGGCTCTCAAGCGCGTCGCCAGGGTCAAGCACATCCAGCGCACCCTCACCGAGCAGTGGTCGGTGCTGGCGACCCTGACCCCGACCGAGTACGCGGAGTTCCGCGGCTTCCTCGGCAATTCGAGCGGCTTCCAGTCCTACCAGTACCGCGCCGTCGAGTTCGTGCTCGGCAACAAGAACCGCCGCATGCTGAGCGTGTTCGAGTCCGACCCCACGGCCCATGCGCTGCTCACCGAACTGCTCGAGGCGCCGAGCATCTACGACGAGTTCCTGCGCTACCTCGCCCGCACCGGACACGCCGTGCCGCAGCACATCCTCGATCGCGACGTCACCGAGGCCTGGGTCTTCGACGAGTCGCTCGTGGGCGTCATCCGCGACATCTACGAGAACGCCCACGACAACTGGTCGGCCTATGAGGCATGCGAGGAGTTCGTTGATCTGGAGGAGAACTTCCAGCTCTGGCGTTTCAGGCACTTGAAGACGGTGCAGCGCACGATCGGCATGAAGACGGGCACAGGCGGATCGACCGGCGCGGCCTTCCTGCAGAAGGCCCTCGAACTGACCTTCTTCCCCGAGCTCTACGCCGTGCGCACCCGCATCGGTCAGCCGCCGGCGGAGTCGCCAGAGCCGACAGCATGA
- a CDS encoding kynureninase, whose translation MTTASTPDPHLSFARRMDRSDGLAHLRKRFVGVGDAADGAAPDAIVAYLDGNSLGRPTIATAERLQRFVTEAWGGRLIRGWDEEWLDLPFAIGDALGSAALGAAPGQTYIGDSTTVTLYKLARAAADAQLARDPSRTEIVVDTDNFPTDRYVLDGIAGERGMSIRWIVADTESGVTPEQVAAVVGPQTALVVLSHVAYRSGFLADVPAITRITHDAGALVLWDLCHSAGSVPTELDAWSVDLAVGCTYKYLNGGPGSPAFGYVRADLQEVLAQPIKGWLGSAGAFEMGPEYVPAPGIRRFISGTPAIVGMLAMQDTIAMIADAGMDAVRAKSVALTEFAITLADDWLAPLGVSVASPRDADRRGGHVTLSHPAMREVTALLWRQDVIPDYRDPGGLRIGLSPLSTSFQETHAGLAAVRETLRGVLREQAGLA comes from the coding sequence ATGACCACAGCCTCCACCCCCGATCCGCACCTGTCGTTCGCACGGCGCATGGACCGATCCGACGGGCTCGCCCACCTGCGCAAGAGATTCGTCGGGGTGGGGGATGCCGCAGACGGTGCCGCGCCCGACGCGATCGTCGCCTACCTAGACGGCAACTCCCTGGGGCGACCCACCATCGCAACCGCCGAGAGACTGCAGCGCTTCGTGACCGAGGCATGGGGTGGCCGGCTCATCCGCGGCTGGGACGAGGAGTGGCTCGACCTCCCGTTCGCGATCGGCGACGCCCTGGGGAGCGCCGCGCTGGGGGCGGCGCCCGGTCAGACCTACATCGGAGACTCCACGACGGTCACGCTCTACAAGCTGGCCAGGGCAGCGGCCGACGCCCAGCTCGCACGCGACCCCTCCCGCACCGAGATCGTCGTCGACACCGACAACTTCCCGACAGACCGCTACGTGCTCGACGGCATCGCCGGCGAACGCGGCATGAGCATCCGCTGGATCGTCGCCGACACGGAGTCCGGCGTCACACCGGAGCAGGTCGCGGCCGTCGTCGGACCGCAGACCGCTCTCGTCGTGCTGAGTCACGTCGCCTACAGGTCGGGGTTCCTCGCCGACGTTCCGGCCATCACCCGCATCACCCACGACGCCGGCGCCCTGGTGCTGTGGGATCTCTGCCACTCGGCCGGCTCGGTGCCCACGGAACTCGACGCTTGGAGCGTCGACCTCGCCGTCGGCTGCACCTACAAGTACCTCAACGGCGGCCCGGGCTCACCGGCGTTCGGCTATGTGCGTGCCGACCTGCAAGAGGTGCTCGCGCAGCCGATCAAGGGCTGGCTCGGGTCGGCCGGCGCCTTCGAGATGGGGCCGGAGTACGTGCCGGCGCCGGGCATCAGGCGCTTCATCAGCGGAACCCCGGCGATCGTCGGCATGCTCGCCATGCAGGACACCATCGCCATGATCGCGGATGCCGGCATGGACGCCGTACGCGCCAAGTCGGTGGCGCTCACCGAGTTCGCGATCACGCTGGCCGACGACTGGCTGGCACCCCTCGGGGTGAGCGTGGCATCGCCGCGCGACGCCGACAGAAGAGGCGGCCATGTGACGCTGTCGCATCCGGCCATGCGCGAGGTGACGGCACTGCTCTGGCGGCAGGATGTGATCCCCGACTACCGCGATCCCGGCGGTCTCCGCATCGGTCTGTCGCCTCTCTCCACCAGCTTCCAGGAGACGCACGCCGGCCTCGCCGCCGTCCGCGAGACGCTGCGCGGCGTGCTGCGCGAACAGGCGGGACTGGCGTGA
- a CDS encoding SHOCT domain-containing protein, translated as MLIGRRFGRPGLIGTVARTAVITGTAAMTAGAIAHHQQQKYATQQDADGYEQVQQGDEPGASAPSASFVAASGSADPLIDKLNQLAALHTSGVLTDAEFSEAKARLLAN; from the coding sequence ATGCTCATCGGACGACGCTTCGGTCGACCCGGACTCATCGGCACCGTCGCGCGCACAGCAGTCATCACCGGCACCGCTGCCATGACCGCTGGAGCCATCGCGCATCACCAGCAGCAGAAGTACGCGACGCAGCAGGACGCCGATGGATACGAGCAGGTCCAGCAGGGCGACGAGCCCGGAGCGTCGGCACCGTCTGCGAGCTTCGTGGCGGCATCCGGATCAGCCGATCCCCTCATCGACAAGCTGAACCAGCTCGCCGCGCTGCACACCAGCGGTGTTCTCACCGACGCGGAGTTCAGTGAGGCGAAGGCCAGGCTCCTCGCGAACTGA
- the purS gene encoding phosphoribosylformylglycinamidine synthase subunit PurS gives MTTIIVETMPKAELLDPQGKAVAGALGRLGSSTFASVRIGKRFEIVVDGPVDDAILAEVRTVAEEILSNSVIEDVVGIHVVEAAL, from the coding sequence GTGACCACGATCATCGTCGAGACCATGCCCAAGGCCGAACTGCTCGACCCCCAGGGCAAGGCCGTCGCCGGCGCCCTCGGTCGCCTCGGCAGCAGCACCTTCGCCTCGGTGCGCATCGGCAAGCGTTTCGAGATCGTGGTCGACGGCCCCGTCGACGACGCGATCCTCGCCGAGGTTCGCACCGTGGCCGAGGAGATCCTGTCCAACTCGGTGATCGAGGACGTCGTCGGCATCCACGTGGTCGAGGCTGCTCTCTGA
- the purQ gene encoding phosphoribosylformylglycinamidine synthase subunit PurQ gives MATRVGVITFPGSLDDRDAQRAVRIAGAEPVALWHGSHDLEGVDALILPGGFSYGDYLRCGAIASLSPIMTEVVAAANAGMPVLGICNGFQMLTEAHLLEGGLIRNDHGSFICRDQVLRVENADTSWTSDFEAGAEITIPLKNGEGGFIASDDTLDRLEGEGRVVFRYVGVNPNGSLRDIAGISNERGNVVGLMPHPEHAVEPGFGPDTDVAMRSGVDGLAFFTSVIQRTLATV, from the coding sequence ATGGCCACCCGCGTCGGAGTCATCACCTTCCCGGGGTCCCTCGACGACCGCGACGCCCAGCGCGCCGTGCGCATCGCCGGGGCCGAGCCCGTCGCCCTGTGGCACGGCTCGCACGACCTCGAGGGCGTCGACGCCCTCATCCTGCCCGGCGGTTTCAGCTACGGCGACTATCTCCGCTGCGGTGCCATCGCGAGCCTCTCGCCGATCATGACCGAGGTCGTGGCCGCTGCCAACGCCGGCATGCCCGTGCTCGGCATCTGCAATGGCTTCCAGATGCTCACCGAGGCGCACCTGCTCGAGGGCGGGCTCATCCGCAACGACCACGGCTCCTTCATCTGCCGCGACCAGGTGCTCCGCGTCGAGAACGCCGACACGTCGTGGACGAGCGACTTCGAGGCCGGCGCCGAGATCACCATCCCGCTGAAGAACGGCGAGGGCGGCTTCATCGCTTCCGACGACACCCTCGACCGCCTCGAGGGAGAGGGTCGCGTGGTCTTCCGCTACGTCGGCGTGAACCCCAACGGCTCGCTCCGCGACATCGCGGGCATCTCGAACGAACGCGGAAACGTCGTCGGCCTCATGCCGCACCCCGAACACGCCGTCGAGCCGGGCTTCGGTCCCGACACCGACGTCGCGATGCGCTCCGGCGTCGACGGTCTCGCCTTCTTCACCAGCGTCATCCAGCGCACCCTCGCGACGGTCTGA
- a CDS encoding DUF6325 family protein yields MLGPIEIVTIGFTEPLTGKILPELTKLVESGVVSIIDGLLAAKETDGSVTLAEFSEAGGDPDAAALADLFDRVEGLVSDEDVEELVAELEPGTSAAILVFEHTWLKPLRDSIIDSGGVLLDSVRIPGVVVEEILATVPEID; encoded by the coding sequence ATGCTTGGACCTATCGAAATCGTGACCATCGGGTTCACGGAACCGCTCACGGGGAAGATCCTCCCCGAACTGACGAAGCTCGTGGAGTCTGGCGTCGTCAGCATCATCGACGGCCTCCTGGCGGCCAAGGAGACCGATGGCTCGGTCACGCTGGCCGAGTTCTCCGAGGCCGGCGGCGACCCCGATGCGGCGGCCCTGGCAGACCTCTTCGACCGCGTCGAGGGGCTCGTGTCCGACGAAGACGTCGAGGAGCTCGTCGCCGAACTCGAGCCCGGGACCTCCGCGGCGATCCTCGTCTTCGAGCACACCTGGCTGAAGCCGCTGCGGGACTCGATCATCGACTCCGGCGGCGTGCTGCTCGACAGCGTCCGTATCCCCGGTGTCGTCGTCGAGGAGATCCTCGCGACGGTTCCCGAAATCGACTGA
- a CDS encoding SHOCT domain-containing protein codes for MRGRMGRPGLIGMAARTAVVAGTATAVSGNVQRRQAGRAQQAADADAYQQEQQQPQYAPPPAAPAAPAAPAADDLTAQIEKLATLKTAGVISDAEFSAAKAKLLGI; via the coding sequence ATGCGAGGAAGAATGGGACGCCCCGGGCTGATCGGCATGGCGGCACGCACCGCGGTCGTCGCCGGAACAGCCACGGCCGTGTCCGGCAACGTGCAGCGACGCCAGGCCGGCCGTGCCCAGCAGGCTGCCGATGCCGACGCCTACCAGCAGGAGCAGCAGCAGCCCCAGTACGCTCCGCCTCCAGCCGCTCCTGCAGCGCCCGCAGCACCAGCGGCCGACGACCTGACGGCCCAGATCGAGAAGCTCGCGACGCTCAAGACGGCCGGCGTGATCAGCGACGCCGAGTTCTCGGCGGCGAAGGCCAAGCTGCTCGGCATCTGA
- a CDS encoding DUF202 domain-containing protein, producing the protein MRRDRPGPADAVRLGPPGGSPPAALYDQGAQNERTALAWSRTVASLIVALLIVVRVSTLEHGPIALVVLAIGAPVAIGLLVASRHRYRQVHAKQHASDDDLPDMKLPALLAGMCILLGLVQLGSLLTP; encoded by the coding sequence ATGCGTCGTGATCGCCCTGGCCCTGCCGACGCCGTGAGGCTCGGTCCGCCGGGGGGCAGTCCGCCCGCCGCCCTCTACGACCAGGGCGCCCAGAACGAGCGCACGGCGCTGGCATGGAGCCGAACGGTGGCGTCGCTCATCGTGGCTCTGCTCATCGTGGTGAGGGTCTCGACCCTCGAGCACGGACCGATCGCCCTTGTCGTTCTGGCGATCGGGGCGCCAGTCGCCATCGGGCTGCTGGTGGCATCCCGACATCGCTACAGACAGGTGCACGCGAAGCAGCATGCCTCCGACGACGATCTGCCCGACATGAAGCTGCCCGCACTGCTCGCGGGCATGTGCATCCTGCTCGGACTCGTGCAGCTCGGGTCGCTGCTCACTCCCTGA
- a CDS encoding YidH family protein has product MQRWPRSVYKVGEEPDVRFSFANERTFLAWIRTSLGLLAAAVALAAFEVPAEPVLRVVVTWVLTIAAILLPFVSLLRWAASERAIRQSKPLPGSVLSLVLTLVLLIFGVCVVIALALPTP; this is encoded by the coding sequence ATGCAACGCTGGCCACGCTCGGTCTACAAGGTCGGCGAAGAGCCCGACGTCCGCTTCAGTTTTGCGAACGAGCGCACCTTCCTCGCCTGGATCCGCACGTCGCTCGGACTTCTTGCAGCAGCAGTCGCCTTGGCCGCATTCGAGGTCCCGGCCGAGCCTGTGCTGCGGGTGGTCGTCACGTGGGTGCTCACGATCGCTGCCATCCTGCTGCCGTTCGTGTCGCTGCTGCGGTGGGCGGCATCCGAACGTGCCATCCGACAGTCGAAGCCACTACCGGGGTCGGTGCTCTCCCTCGTGCTCACGCTCGTATTGCTGATCTTCGGGGTATGCGTCGTGATCGCCCTGGCCCTGCCGACGCCGTGA
- a CDS encoding AMP-binding protein, with amino-acid sequence MALSPHPPVEIPDTSIFEYLFGGLGAADLDEIALVDGASGAETTYRQLVGQISLLAGALAARGVGVGDVVGILCPNIPAFATVFHGVLRAGATATTINSLYTPDEITNQLTDAGARWLFTISPMLAQAEAAAAASGIPADHLIVLDGAEGHPSLRDLLGEGKQAPEVSFDPATHVAVLPYSSGTTGRPKGVMLSHRNLIANVAQSSGSIGLGERGLGAGDRVLAVLPFFHIYGMTVLLNFALRERATLVTMPKFDLPEFLRIVSETKVTWIFIAPPIAVALAKHPLVDQFDLSSVEVVFSGAAPLDGSLATLVAQRLDCIVCQGYGMTELSPVSHSIPVERPEIDRSSIGILLPNTEARIVDVESGADVDVPAEGQSPSGELLVRGPQVMLGYLNNDDATGRTLDGDGWLHTGDIATVTADGVYYIVDRLKELIKYKGYQVAPAVLEAVLLAHPGIADAAVIGVLDDDGQEIPKAFVVLQPDADLDEAGVMDHVAAHVAPHEKVRRVEFIDVIPKSSAGKILRKDLRARTAEG; translated from the coding sequence ATGGCACTGAGCCCGCACCCGCCCGTCGAGATTCCCGACACGTCCATCTTCGAGTACCTGTTCGGCGGGCTCGGGGCCGCCGACCTCGATGAGATAGCCCTCGTCGACGGCGCCTCAGGGGCCGAGACCACCTACCGTCAGCTGGTCGGGCAGATCTCGCTGCTCGCCGGAGCCCTCGCGGCCCGTGGCGTCGGGGTCGGCGACGTCGTGGGCATCCTCTGCCCGAACATCCCCGCCTTCGCCACGGTCTTCCACGGTGTGCTGCGTGCCGGAGCCACGGCGACGACGATCAATTCGCTCTACACGCCCGACGAGATCACGAACCAGCTGACGGATGCCGGAGCCCGCTGGCTCTTCACCATCTCCCCCATGCTCGCCCAGGCCGAAGCCGCGGCCGCAGCCAGCGGAATCCCGGCCGACCACCTCATCGTGCTCGACGGCGCCGAGGGACACCCGTCGTTGCGCGACCTCCTGGGGGAGGGGAAGCAGGCACCCGAGGTGAGCTTCGACCCGGCCACGCATGTCGCCGTGCTGCCGTACTCGTCGGGCACGACCGGCCGACCCAAGGGCGTGATGCTCAGCCACCGCAACCTGATCGCCAACGTCGCTCAGTCCAGCGGCTCCATCGGCCTCGGCGAACGGGGCCTGGGTGCCGGCGACAGGGTGCTGGCCGTCCTGCCGTTCTTCCACATCTACGGCATGACTGTGCTGCTCAACTTCGCCCTCCGCGAGCGAGCGACCCTCGTGACCATGCCGAAGTTCGACCTGCCCGAGTTCCTGCGCATCGTGTCCGAGACCAAGGTGACGTGGATCTTCATCGCCCCGCCGATCGCCGTGGCGCTGGCGAAGCATCCGCTGGTCGACCAGTTCGACCTCTCGAGCGTCGAGGTCGTGTTCTCGGGCGCCGCTCCCCTCGACGGCTCGCTCGCCACCCTCGTCGCCCAGCGTCTCGACTGCATCGTGTGCCAGGGCTACGGCATGACCGAGCTCAGCCCGGTGTCGCACTCGATCCCTGTCGAACGACCCGAGATCGACCGCTCGAGCATCGGCATCCTCCTTCCGAACACCGAGGCGCGCATCGTCGACGTCGAGAGCGGCGCCGATGTCGACGTGCCCGCCGAGGGGCAGAGCCCATCGGGCGAGCTCCTGGTACGCGGTCCGCAGGTGATGCTCGGCTACCTCAACAACGACGACGCCACAGGTCGCACGCTCGACGGTGACGGCTGGCTGCACACCGGCGACATCGCCACCGTCACGGCCGACGGCGTCTACTACATCGTCGACCGGCTGAAGGAGCTCATCAAGTACAAGGGCTACCAGGTGGCACCGGCCGTTCTGGAGGCCGTGCTGCTCGCTCACCCGGGCATCGCCGACGCAGCCGTCATCGGCGTGCTCGACGACGACGGCCAGGAGATCCCGAAGGCCTTCGTCGTGCTGCAGCCGGATGCCGACCTCGACGAGGCGGGGGTCATGGACCACGTCGCCGCGCACGTCGCCCCTCACGAGAAGGTGCGCCGAGTGGAGTTCATCGACGTCATCCCGAAGTCGAGCGCCGGCAAGATCCTGCGCAAGGACCTGCGTGCCAGAACCGCGGAGGGCTGA
- a CDS encoding mechanosensitive ion channel family protein: protein MLDGFEWQSWLGFGVAVLIAAVAALVITAIARQIARAVGRHKEWPRILLKRARWPFRLLLFIAGLWIVLVATLDESEVRAGFEHLLLIAMIVVGSWFVCELALFGMDLSTSRYRIDVADNKVARRVRTQIAILRRLVVVVAVVVAIGGVLLSFPEVRLVGASVLASAGLLSVVAGLAAQSTLANLFAGIQLAFSEAIRVDDVVVVEGEWGKIGEITLSYVVVNLWDERNLVLPCTYFTTQPFQNWTREGSALLGSVELDLDWRIAPALMREQLAASLERTELWDQRASVLQVTDAVGGFVRVRILVTAADAPTLFDLRCYVREEMVAWVQTQHPTSIPHQRVLVDPVEAGAPEAEPARAEKKSPRRPEPEPFVDVPSPHTGEQANLFSGSPEAEERASMFTSAIPIQTGASDQEVEETLDSDGR from the coding sequence GTGCTCGACGGATTCGAATGGCAGTCGTGGCTGGGCTTCGGCGTGGCCGTGCTGATCGCGGCGGTCGCCGCGCTCGTGATCACGGCGATAGCCCGGCAGATCGCCCGTGCCGTCGGCCGGCACAAGGAATGGCCGCGCATCCTGCTGAAGCGCGCCCGCTGGCCGTTCCGTCTGCTGCTCTTCATCGCCGGTCTCTGGATCGTGCTCGTCGCCACCCTCGACGAGAGCGAGGTGCGCGCCGGCTTCGAGCACCTGCTGCTCATCGCCATGATCGTGGTCGGCTCCTGGTTCGTCTGCGAACTGGCGCTGTTCGGCATGGATCTGAGCACGTCGCGCTACCGCATCGACGTGGCCGACAACAAGGTCGCCCGGCGCGTGCGCACGCAGATCGCCATCCTCCGACGCCTGGTGGTCGTGGTCGCGGTCGTCGTCGCCATCGGCGGCGTGCTGCTGAGCTTCCCCGAGGTGCGGCTCGTCGGGGCGAGCGTGCTCGCCTCGGCCGGTCTCCTCAGCGTCGTGGCCGGTCTCGCCGCGCAGTCGACCCTCGCGAACCTGTTCGCCGGCATCCAGCTCGCCTTCAGTGAGGCGATCCGGGTGGACGATGTCGTCGTCGTCGAGGGCGAGTGGGGCAAGATCGGCGAGATCACGTTGAGCTACGTCGTCGTGAACCTCTGGGACGAGCGCAATCTCGTCCTCCCGTGCACCTACTTCACCACGCAGCCGTTCCAGAACTGGACCAGGGAGGGCAGCGCGTTGCTCGGCTCGGTCGAGCTCGACCTCGACTGGCGCATCGCGCCCGCCCTCATGAGGGAGCAGCTCGCCGCGTCGCTCGAGCGCACCGAGCTCTGGGACCAGCGCGCCTCGGTGCTGCAGGTGACCGACGCCGTCGGAGGATTCGTGCGCGTGCGCATCCTCGTGACGGCGGCCGACGCCCCCACCCTCTTCGACCTGCGCTGCTATGTGCGCGAGGAGATGGTGGCCTGGGTGCAGACGCAGCATCCCACGTCGATCCCCCACCAGCGCGTGCTGGTCGATCCGGTCGAGGCGGGTGCTCCCGAGGCGGAACCCGCTCGTGCGGAGAAGAAGTCGCCCCGCCGGCCCGAGCCGGAGCCGTTCGTCGACGTGCCGTCGCCCCACACGGGCGAGCAGGCGAATCTGTTCTCGGGATCCCCGGAGGCCGAGGAACGCGCCAGCATGTTCACCTCCGCCATCCCGATCCAGACCGGTGCGAGCGACCAGGAAGTCGAGGAGACCCTCGACAGCGACGGACGCTGA